One segment of Mycolicibacterium sp. YH-1 DNA contains the following:
- a CDS encoding Mu transposase C-terminal domain-containing protein: MYDGALHEVIEWLPTIRGTDVVLRGPSSVCRMSVVELVSSSRVRLLIETTGPESTDDIVPAAVLLSSLSKEEFAEVREKAAHVREVLTGYRSGSPDNAEEDEPRHPFHPSHTLRDRCAAKADEVGVDARTVRRWLTAYRENGEAGLVPARFALQTRIDPRWSEAALCIMREHTEESKPSEKAVIYQTSKRLEICFGHGVVPEPSRATAYRELKRLDTQHRTFGGTTARNRDIATRPKRPYGKLQPTRPGEYVILDTTRLDVFGVDPITLRWTRIELTAAMDWYTRCIVGLRLTPVSTKAIDAAAMMYQVYRPPPAPASWPEYAVWPHHGVPRAVCIDPDQLVTTRGNAVSGPAVTPETIVVDHGKIFVSEHLNSVCQRLGISIQPARIREGRDKGPLERFFRTVREGLLQYLPGYKGPDINARGLDVEGHAFFYIDQLEAIVREWIAAVYHHTPHSSLYDLHLPSATMTPAQMFAHGIARAGYLEAPRDPFLAYEFLQVEARTIQHYGVQCGKLRYTGEILSELANGTSPYTGKFRNRWPIHVDPDNISHVFIRHPETGEWHTLEWEHASHVDAPFSEEALQYARRIVLQDHGFVDDQLALDELLTRWNLHMGVSAAERRMALRMSRQDEALSNQVAVSDAAVVAGLPAVQAVTEPADRLPLRRDEMAAGDDDTDDELAEDYDDDGVDWA, from the coding sequence ATGTACGACGGTGCGTTACACGAAGTCATTGAGTGGCTGCCGACTATCAGAGGAACCGATGTCGTTCTCCGCGGTCCCAGCTCGGTCTGCCGAATGTCGGTGGTGGAATTGGTGAGTAGCTCCCGCGTGCGGTTGCTGATCGAGACGACTGGACCGGAATCCACAGACGACATTGTGCCGGCGGCGGTGCTGTTGTCGAGTCTGTCAAAAGAGGAGTTCGCAGAAGTGCGGGAGAAGGCAGCGCACGTCCGCGAAGTGCTCACCGGATACCGGTCAGGAAGCCCAGACAATGCCGAGGAGGACGAACCGCGCCACCCATTCCATCCCAGCCACACGCTGCGCGATCGCTGTGCGGCCAAGGCGGACGAAGTGGGCGTCGACGCACGTACCGTCCGCCGCTGGCTCACGGCATACCGGGAGAACGGGGAGGCGGGTCTGGTGCCGGCACGATTTGCCTTGCAGACGAGAATCGACCCGCGCTGGAGCGAAGCAGCGCTGTGCATCATGCGTGAACACACCGAGGAGTCGAAACCCTCCGAGAAGGCGGTCATCTATCAAACCTCGAAGCGCCTCGAGATCTGTTTTGGGCACGGTGTTGTCCCGGAGCCGTCGCGAGCAACCGCCTACCGGGAACTCAAACGGCTTGACACCCAGCACCGCACCTTTGGGGGCACCACGGCGCGCAACCGGGATATCGCCACGCGACCCAAGCGGCCCTACGGCAAGCTGCAGCCGACTCGGCCCGGGGAGTATGTCATCCTTGATACCACCCGGCTGGATGTGTTCGGGGTAGATCCGATCACGCTGCGGTGGACGCGGATCGAACTGACTGCGGCGATGGACTGGTACACCCGCTGCATCGTCGGACTACGGCTGACCCCTGTCTCGACGAAGGCGATCGACGCCGCGGCGATGATGTATCAGGTGTACCGCCCGCCGCCAGCGCCGGCGAGTTGGCCGGAGTACGCCGTGTGGCCCCACCACGGCGTACCGCGAGCGGTCTGCATCGACCCTGATCAGCTCGTCACCACCCGCGGCAATGCGGTCTCCGGCCCCGCGGTGACACCGGAGACGATCGTCGTCGATCATGGCAAAATCTTCGTCTCTGAACATCTCAACAGCGTGTGTCAGCGGCTCGGGATTTCCATTCAACCGGCGCGCATCCGTGAGGGCCGCGACAAGGGCCCGCTGGAACGCTTCTTTCGCACCGTGCGGGAGGGGTTGTTGCAGTACCTGCCCGGCTACAAGGGCCCCGACATCAACGCACGTGGCCTCGATGTGGAGGGCCACGCCTTCTTCTATATCGACCAGCTGGAAGCTATTGTCCGCGAATGGATCGCCGCGGTGTATCACCACACCCCGCACAGCAGCCTGTACGACCTGCATCTACCTTCGGCGACAATGACCCCGGCGCAGATGTTCGCCCACGGCATCGCCCGGGCCGGCTACCTGGAGGCGCCCCGAGACCCTTTCCTGGCGTATGAGTTCCTACAGGTCGAGGCCCGTACTATTCAGCACTACGGGGTTCAGTGCGGCAAGCTGCGTTATACCGGGGAGATCCTGTCGGAGTTGGCAAATGGGACCAGCCCCTACACAGGGAAGTTCCGTAACCGCTGGCCAATTCACGTCGACCCCGACAACATCTCCCATGTCTTCATCAGGCACCCCGAGACGGGGGAGTGGCACACGTTGGAGTGGGAGCACGCCAGCCACGTTGATGCGCCATTCAGCGAGGAAGCACTGCAATACGCCCGCCGTATCGTTCTGCAGGACCACGGCTTCGTCGATGATCAGCTGGCGCTCGATGAGCTTCTGACCCGCTGGAACCTGCACATGGGTGTCAGTGCCGCCGAACGGCGTATGGCGCTTCGGATGTCGCGTCAGGACGAGGCGCTGAGCAACCAGGTCGCGGTCAGCGACGCTGCTGTGGTCGCCGGCCTGCCCGCCGTGCAGGCTGTCACCGAGCCGGCGGATCGGCTTCCACTTCGCCGAGACGAGATGGCCGCCGGCGACGACGACACCGACGACGAGCTGGCCGAGGACTACGACGACGACGGCGTGGACTGGGCATGA
- a CDS encoding TniB family NTP-binding protein, whose amino-acid sequence MTGLHDVHMGHKEGWARIVSAPPRMQPELLTTRKYAALSPAEKVRYDKQRRDWHANMGVLRTPQLRGLHDTLWDIVDSNQHDNDRAKGAVAIEGAAGLGKSTAVEQFAKEFHLREVAENGPRTVEGNERWPVCRVTLSGHPTLRDLNVSLLHFFAHPGTSRGNAADFARRALDTFLACEVRLLIIDDLHFLRWRAADGVKVSNHLKYIANEFPVTLVLVGVGLTEAGLFTEGRTQRESTLAQTARRTTRLTMERFANTPAGQRQWRSVLHAIEERVVLVKQRDGALSDQLADYLYARTSGHIGSLMTLINRASSRAIRTGTEALTERLLEATPIDAAAESARDVTEAELRAARRASRARRRLTVVPE is encoded by the coding sequence ATGACCGGCCTTCACGATGTGCACATGGGTCACAAGGAGGGGTGGGCGAGGATCGTCAGTGCCCCGCCCCGCATGCAACCCGAGCTCCTCACCACCCGCAAGTATGCGGCTCTGAGTCCCGCGGAGAAGGTGCGCTACGACAAGCAACGACGGGACTGGCACGCCAACATGGGCGTACTGCGGACGCCGCAACTGCGCGGACTGCACGACACGCTGTGGGACATCGTGGACAGCAACCAGCACGACAACGACCGCGCCAAGGGTGCTGTCGCGATCGAGGGCGCGGCCGGCCTCGGCAAGAGCACCGCCGTCGAACAGTTCGCCAAGGAATTTCACCTGCGCGAGGTCGCCGAGAACGGCCCCAGGACCGTTGAGGGCAACGAGCGTTGGCCGGTCTGTCGCGTCACGCTCAGTGGGCACCCGACCCTGCGTGACCTCAACGTCTCACTGCTGCACTTCTTCGCCCACCCCGGCACCTCGCGCGGCAATGCCGCTGATTTCGCGCGCCGCGCCCTGGACACGTTCCTGGCATGCGAGGTCCGCCTGCTCATCATCGACGACCTGCACTTCCTGCGGTGGCGGGCCGCAGACGGGGTGAAGGTCAGTAACCACCTCAAATACATCGCCAACGAGTTCCCCGTCACCCTTGTCCTGGTCGGTGTCGGACTCACCGAGGCCGGACTGTTCACCGAGGGCCGCACACAGCGTGAATCGACGCTTGCTCAAACTGCGCGACGCACAACGCGCTTGACCATGGAACGTTTCGCCAACACCCCGGCTGGGCAGAGGCAATGGAGATCAGTACTGCACGCGATCGAAGAGCGCGTCGTCCTCGTCAAGCAACGAGACGGCGCGCTGTCCGATCAACTCGCCGACTACCTCTACGCACGGACCTCAGGCCATATCGGCTCGCTGATGACGTTGATCAACCGGGCAAGCTCGCGCGCCATACGAACCGGCACTGAAGCGTTGACTGAACGACTTCTCGAAGCGACGCCCATTGACGCCGCAGCAGAGTCAGCGCGAGACGTCACAGAAGCAGAGTTGCGCGCCGCACGGCGCGCGAGCCGCGCACGTAGGCGTTTGACTGTCGTACCGGAATAG
- a CDS encoding TniQ family protein — translation MPTYPRQNSPDRVASWGHAWAPRAGDTMAPTVRSLPVHLNPVDGEALDSWLEALCRQLRCTWGDFTGAVGLPPPPQGIRTPTWLIRLTPTEARALHVATGTPTQALHAMTLASLDGAGLGLAPGTCALDRSFPWSRFRFSRYCPQCLRGNGGRWQLFWRSGWAFACVEHCCLLIDECPACGHRLRGHVGHSELVPYGQRCSNAAAHARGRAPQRCGVNLAAVPAVRLGQGHPTIAAQHLIRQVIDSGAATFGIYHDNTVPAADALADIRAVAARILASATAEDWRRVLPADLAAAYAEAHTPGSAVGHEPKSGRAAPVRAVTAAAGVTAALGILDVAGVAAAARAMQWLIDSREQGRKVDRVAVATWGKGTTETLTAAQLVACGPCGFRNTELRYRAGTPLPTRPVHDTNNATVLAARVPALMWPAFALRLTAPRQNFPRMSAGLAAAALLVNSRVSYEEAIGLLGGHLTTHALSYVLRRLHSGPCWNDTRRAVIVVADYLHTHDCPIDYQRRRTLDYTALLPAATWRDICAVSRIVCTGASLHLTRAHLYAVLSGNPVQHAPSYLDTPSFAEAVLAYPARLTPAAAAALQTVAREFLQRAGIAEPLTWQPPLRLLDGLVLPGADPDTIDIPTLHHLIEHRETLRAAARQLHTTPETVRHVLTLHPAHAGPPPTVPALSALAAALPPETFAALYRQERMRLRDIAARYHAAHQTVSDLAHQYGIDTPCGGPRSHQEIDRDWLRTEYVVHRRTLPDLAAEKGMTAPTMSLCAQRHGIARRPPGFASTAANVKAARQTEHAPAPLRPALIPVGGAARLDRFEKVLRYSTITAAATDLGLHQSALTSQIARLEADLGAALIERAQRGRPMTLTPHGARVLRAWKAWKRST, via the coding sequence GTGCCCACCTATCCCCGACAGAACAGCCCGGACCGCGTCGCGTCCTGGGGGCACGCGTGGGCGCCGCGAGCCGGTGACACGATGGCGCCCACCGTGCGCTCGCTGCCCGTCCACCTGAACCCGGTGGACGGAGAGGCCCTGGATTCCTGGCTCGAGGCGCTCTGTCGGCAGCTGAGGTGCACGTGGGGCGATTTCACCGGGGCCGTGGGTCTGCCGCCCCCGCCTCAAGGTATCCGCACACCCACCTGGCTGATCCGCCTCACCCCGACCGAGGCCAGAGCGCTCCACGTGGCGACCGGCACCCCGACCCAGGCGCTGCACGCGATGACGCTGGCAAGCCTCGATGGCGCCGGACTGGGGTTGGCACCCGGCACGTGCGCTCTCGATCGGTCCTTTCCGTGGTCACGGTTCAGGTTCTCCCGCTACTGCCCGCAGTGCCTGCGGGGCAACGGTGGACGTTGGCAACTGTTCTGGCGGTCGGGGTGGGCGTTCGCCTGTGTCGAGCACTGCTGCCTGCTCATCGATGAGTGCCCGGCGTGCGGGCATCGGCTGCGCGGGCACGTCGGGCATTCCGAACTGGTCCCTTACGGGCAGCGGTGCTCCAATGCGGCGGCGCATGCGAGAGGTCGAGCGCCGCAACGCTGCGGCGTCAACTTGGCCGCTGTCCCCGCTGTGCGGTTGGGACAGGGCCACCCCACCATTGCCGCGCAGCACCTCATCCGGCAGGTCATCGATTCCGGCGCGGCAACATTCGGCATCTATCACGACAACACCGTGCCAGCTGCGGACGCTTTGGCCGATATTCGTGCGGTGGCCGCCCGGATCCTGGCCTCGGCCACTGCTGAGGACTGGCGTCGAGTCCTGCCTGCCGATCTCGCCGCCGCCTACGCCGAGGCCCACACGCCGGGATCGGCTGTCGGTCACGAACCCAAGTCCGGGCGGGCGGCGCCGGTACGCGCAGTGACCGCCGCGGCAGGAGTCACCGCCGCATTGGGCATCCTCGATGTCGCCGGTGTCGCGGCGGCTGCCCGCGCCATGCAGTGGCTCATCGACAGCCGTGAACAGGGCCGCAAGGTCGACCGCGTCGCAGTGGCGACGTGGGGCAAGGGCACCACAGAGACGCTCACCGCAGCTCAACTGGTGGCCTGCGGCCCGTGTGGTTTTCGCAACACCGAGCTGCGCTACCGCGCGGGCACGCCGTTGCCGACGCGACCAGTCCATGACACCAACAACGCCACAGTGCTCGCTGCGAGGGTGCCGGCGCTGATGTGGCCAGCCTTCGCGCTGCGATTGACGGCGCCGCGGCAGAACTTTCCGCGCATGTCGGCCGGGCTTGCCGCCGCGGCGTTGCTGGTGAATTCGCGGGTCAGTTATGAGGAGGCAATCGGTCTGCTGGGGGGACACCTCACCACTCACGCGTTGTCATATGTCTTGCGGCGGTTGCACTCCGGTCCGTGCTGGAACGACACCCGACGTGCCGTCATCGTGGTAGCCGACTATCTGCACACCCATGACTGCCCCATCGACTACCAGCGCCGCCGTACCCTCGATTACACGGCCCTGCTACCGGCGGCCACCTGGCGAGACATCTGCGCAGTCTCCCGGATCGTCTGCACCGGAGCATCACTGCACCTGACCAGGGCTCATCTGTACGCGGTGCTGAGCGGCAACCCCGTTCAGCACGCCCCGAGCTACCTCGACACCCCAAGTTTCGCCGAGGCGGTCCTCGCCTATCCGGCCCGCCTCACACCGGCGGCCGCTGCGGCGCTGCAGACTGTCGCCCGCGAGTTTCTGCAGCGCGCTGGTATCGCCGAACCGCTGACCTGGCAACCACCGCTGCGGCTCCTCGACGGGCTGGTGCTGCCCGGCGCCGACCCCGACACCATTGACATCCCGACGCTGCACCACCTCATCGAACACCGAGAGACGCTCCGCGCAGCGGCCCGCCAGCTGCACACCACGCCCGAGACCGTTCGCCACGTGTTGACACTGCACCCGGCTCACGCCGGCCCACCCCCGACAGTGCCGGCACTCTCGGCCCTGGCCGCTGCATTGCCGCCAGAGACATTCGCTGCCCTCTACCGCCAGGAACGAATGAGACTGCGCGACATCGCCGCCCGCTACCACGCTGCCCACCAGACAGTCTCCGACCTCGCCCACCAGTACGGCATCGACACCCCATGTGGAGGACCCCGGTCACATCAGGAGATCGACCGCGACTGGCTCCGCACCGAGTACGTCGTCCACCGCCGCACCCTGCCCGATCTGGCCGCCGAGAAGGGCATGACCGCCCCGACCATGTCTCTCTGCGCGCAACGGCACGGCATCGCTCGTCGCCCCCCGGGCTTCGCCAGCACGGCCGCCAACGTCAAGGCAGCCAGGCAGACCGAACACGCCCCGGCGCCACTGCGACCAGCCCTGATCCCGGTCGGCGGTGCTGCACGATTGGACCGGTTCGAGAAGGTGCTCCGCTATTCGACCATCACCGCCGCGGCAACCGACCTGGGGCTACACCAGTCTGCCCTCACGTCCCAGATCGCCCGACTCGAAGCCGATCTCGGCGCTGCCCTGATCGAACGCGCCCAACGCGGACGCCCCATGACCCTCACTCCGCACGGTGCGCGAGTCCTTCGGGCCTGGAAAGCGTGGAAGCGCTCCACCTGA
- a CDS encoding TniQ family protein: MFNPSLSGGDSGVLFAPARTLPIRLEPLAEESLDSWLEALGRRADAAWGDVLAAVGLTGPVDGSAGVPRRVQHPLALTPEQLASLSHATGVSTERLRSLTLLSLLPTAWHDGSFANGLRLPGSRYCPVCLSEREGRWRLWWRLRWAFACPIHCCLLADECPACGRLQRVEPLPRDLVPDPALCSRRSITAAGRNARRCQTRLADTSVIDLGIEHPAVRLQRRILDVVNAAAASGGIYTGSPVSGQRFLRDLSALGQRVLRYAQPADLETRSPADLWQLYERRIASHVSSPSPSPPWALTRSTTAITAAVAACVAMPILDSDTVALGGDQLRWLMSSMRDRGRAVSASNIGWSREVSAPVIGVQLSSIAPFLGPIDQLRYRCAAVQPRRPRKSTNAHRFVPALLWPEWALPLGGGGVGVQQLQSALSVTIVVTGSRIPVPTACALLGSVTNAPAVSRVLQMLYARADWSVLAETLIDLADQLDASPGPIDYHRRRAIPYAHLLPHSQWRTICRDTATPVGRAVKARLHRCWLYQRITGSPARRCPHAVQSRVFAAALADLPRTLSPELVRALDESARELLTVHGLEHEPLQWHPPNDLLTPTAPASADWTEDRLAQLHRLISVEALSLSEAARQMSSSIDGVRHVLNSHPAPRHLTATEWRASGGASARARGALSREQFVELYEDRGVSLGEIAEMIGVSRHTVTELAHDYGIALRSNRHH; this comes from the coding sequence GTGTTCAATCCGTCCCTATCGGGCGGCGACTCTGGTGTGCTGTTCGCGCCGGCTCGTACGCTGCCGATCCGACTGGAGCCGCTGGCCGAGGAGAGCTTGGATTCCTGGCTCGAGGCGCTGGGTCGCCGGGCCGATGCCGCCTGGGGTGACGTCTTGGCGGCGGTTGGCCTGACCGGGCCCGTCGATGGTTCCGCCGGCGTGCCCCGGCGGGTGCAACATCCCCTCGCGCTGACCCCTGAACAGTTGGCATCACTGAGTCATGCCACCGGTGTGTCGACGGAGAGGCTTCGGTCGCTCACGCTGCTGTCGCTTCTTCCCACGGCATGGCACGACGGCTCGTTCGCCAATGGCCTACGCCTGCCTGGATCCCGCTACTGCCCCGTTTGCCTTTCTGAACGCGAGGGCCGATGGCGACTGTGGTGGCGACTGCGTTGGGCCTTCGCGTGCCCCATCCATTGCTGCCTGCTGGCCGACGAGTGCCCCGCGTGTGGGCGCCTGCAACGAGTGGAGCCCCTGCCGCGCGACCTCGTTCCCGATCCCGCTCTCTGCTCGCGGCGGTCGATCACTGCGGCCGGCCGCAATGCCCGCCGCTGCCAGACGAGGCTGGCCGACACGTCCGTCATCGATCTCGGCATCGAACATCCCGCAGTGCGCCTCCAGCGCCGGATACTGGACGTCGTTAACGCGGCAGCTGCGTCCGGCGGAATCTACACGGGCTCACCGGTGTCCGGGCAGAGGTTCCTGCGCGACCTTTCCGCCCTCGGGCAACGAGTGCTGCGTTACGCCCAACCAGCGGACCTGGAAACCAGGTCGCCCGCCGACCTGTGGCAGCTCTACGAGCGGCGCATCGCGAGCCACGTGTCCTCGCCGAGTCCCTCACCGCCATGGGCTCTCACGCGGTCCACCACGGCGATCACCGCTGCCGTCGCCGCGTGCGTGGCGATGCCCATTCTGGACAGTGACACCGTTGCGCTCGGCGGCGATCAGTTGCGGTGGCTGATGTCATCGATGCGAGATCGTGGGCGCGCGGTGTCAGCATCCAACATCGGCTGGAGCCGCGAGGTCAGTGCGCCGGTCATTGGGGTGCAGCTGTCCTCGATCGCCCCGTTCCTCGGGCCCATCGACCAGCTGCGATACCGCTGCGCCGCGGTCCAACCTCGTCGACCGCGCAAGTCGACCAACGCGCATCGATTCGTGCCCGCCCTGCTGTGGCCCGAGTGGGCGCTTCCTCTTGGCGGTGGAGGCGTAGGCGTCCAACAGCTCCAGTCAGCCCTGAGCGTCACGATCGTCGTGACCGGATCCCGCATCCCCGTACCGACGGCATGTGCCCTGCTGGGCTCGGTGACCAACGCCCCCGCAGTGTCACGGGTACTGCAGATGCTCTACGCGCGGGCGGACTGGAGCGTGCTCGCAGAGACACTCATCGACCTCGCCGACCAACTCGACGCCTCGCCCGGACCCATCGACTACCACCGCAGGCGCGCGATCCCCTATGCCCACCTGCTCCCACATTCCCAGTGGCGCACCATCTGCCGTGACACGGCCACGCCAGTGGGCCGGGCGGTCAAGGCGCGACTGCACCGCTGCTGGCTCTACCAACGCATCACCGGCTCACCCGCCCGGCGATGCCCCCACGCCGTCCAGAGCCGTGTGTTCGCTGCGGCGCTCGCCGACCTACCCAGGACGCTCTCCCCTGAATTGGTCCGCGCTCTTGACGAAAGCGCTCGCGAGCTACTGACGGTGCACGGGCTGGAACATGAGCCTCTGCAATGGCATCCGCCGAATGATCTCCTAACCCCGACGGCACCCGCCAGCGCTGATTGGACCGAGGACAGGCTCGCCCAATTGCACCGGCTCATCTCCGTTGAAGCGCTGTCATTGAGTGAGGCCGCGCGGCAGATGAGCAGTTCGATTGACGGGGTTCGCCACGTACTCAACAGCCATCCCGCACCGCGGCATCTCACCGCGACGGAGTGGCGAGCGTCCGGCGGGGCGAGCGCCCGCGCGCGGGGCGCGTTGTCGCGGGAGCAGTTCGTCGAACTCTACGAAGACCGCGGAGTCAGTTTGGGTGAGATCGCCGAGATGATCGGCGTCTCGCGTCACACGGTCACCGAACTGGCGCACGACTACGGCATTGCGTTGCGGTCCAACCGGCACCACTGA
- a CDS encoding helix-turn-helix domain-containing protein has product MPTRPSQNDPKRVAAWERRRRLVGTRIQALRIDRGLTQEQLALLSGVSRNVLMDVEHGRRGILHERLFDIAKALGVSAAELLEGIR; this is encoded by the coding sequence GTGCCGACGCGCCCCAGTCAGAACGACCCCAAGCGCGTCGCCGCGTGGGAACGGCGCCGCCGCCTGGTGGGCACGCGGATCCAGGCGCTGCGCATCGACCGCGGCTTGACCCAGGAGCAGCTTGCGCTGCTGTCCGGCGTGTCGAGGAACGTGCTGATGGACGTCGAACACGGTCGGCGGGGAATCCTGCACGAACGGCTCTTCGACATCGCCAAGGCCTTGGGTGTCTCCGCCGCCGAGCTCCTGGAGGGCATCCGATAA
- a CDS encoding DUF2510 domain-containing protein: protein MIENKVRRDPNVIEQVTGYRDRLQKRVTGPVRACIRRAREEPERHQQGGSYELPRREDGTPAMSAPGWYPDPQYPGSLVYWDGSRWTGHRQPTVSPHKRNVTTWLVLGVAGAVILVIAIIGISTHGFKNMNDYNAGYNSVTENPSSTRRLDAAGGLNRFGVCMNYLTMANSGSDRDDYGYEDFLSGCYDGLDKVLGPGPHGIS from the coding sequence GTGATTGAGAACAAAGTCCGCCGCGATCCCAATGTAATTGAGCAGGTCACGGGTTACCGAGATCGATTGCAGAAGCGAGTTACCGGTCCGGTACGCGCGTGTATTCGACGAGCGCGGGAAGAGCCCGAACGGCATCAACAAGGCGGCAGCTACGAGTTGCCAAGACGGGAAGATGGGACGCCAGCGATGTCAGCACCGGGGTGGTATCCAGATCCTCAGTATCCCGGCTCGCTCGTCTACTGGGATGGCAGCCGATGGACGGGACATCGCCAGCCGACGGTGTCCCCGCACAAACGCAACGTGACTACCTGGTTGGTTCTCGGCGTCGCCGGCGCGGTCATTCTCGTCATCGCAATCATCGGGATCTCGACGCACGGCTTCAAGAACATGAACGACTACAACGCTGGCTACAACAGCGTCACGGAGAATCCATCATCGACACGGCGCCTCGACGCGGCCGGTGGACTCAACCGGTTCGGGGTTTGCATGAACTACTTAACGATGGCGAATTCGGGTTCTGATCGAGACGACTATGGCTACGAAGATTTCCTAAGTGGCTGTTACGACGGGCTCGATAAGGTGCTAGGGCCGGGCCCGCATGGGATTTCGTGA
- a CDS encoding excisionase family DNA-binding protein — MQTLETSQIPADQLEALDNFAKSQAGAELRDVLLHLSQCVRDGAAFAVIDQDAVLTPQEAAERLGMSRSHLYKLLDKGEIVFHRVGRDRRIYARDLLIFEAQRHRDRRELAERFAHQDATRAGAIAEIADLL; from the coding sequence ATGCAAACGCTCGAAACTTCACAAATACCCGCTGACCAGCTCGAAGCCCTCGATAACTTCGCCAAGTCCCAAGCGGGCGCCGAACTGCGCGATGTGTTGCTCCACCTCAGCCAATGCGTCCGCGACGGCGCGGCATTCGCCGTCATCGACCAAGACGCCGTACTCACCCCACAAGAAGCGGCCGAACGCCTCGGCATGAGCCGCTCGCACCTATACAAGCTCCTCGATAAAGGCGAAATCGTGTTCCATCGCGTCGGCCGCGATCGCCGCATCTACGCGCGCGACCTGCTCATCTTCGAGGCACAACGTCACCGCGACCGCCGCGAACTCGCCGAACGCTTCGCCCACCAAGACGCCACCCGCGCCGGCGCAATCGCAGAGATCGCCGATCTTCTCTGA
- a CDS encoding DUF3039 domain-containing protein produces MHSRRARPTLRVLAEDLTDGWESVYEARLITEGRFDELHPLAELPHPIVLKAAQSVGQDPADDNVVGLIRSSTVIRLLEVKSSQWRGGIWEDQATGVNWLIVAGIAKGNHQDFDDFYQRVARENTGGDPQRWLPTAADTRLLKQETAARLQTQWELDVQHHVLTGLRQIHNGGSTTFTVDYPVPGQGHLAEIRLSMEPIRDHETDYLADEFDVEVIPVAAQRSSNLVWQLTIRVLVALHPPEQAWDRFKDTYTTIAEPGTWTERIIDLQDAVADGVLIKSQPGSHKHYSHLKHLAGSTIEGRGIRGLCGVFFVPCQDHEALPMCPECQQRWTAVGTY; encoded by the coding sequence GTGCACAGCCGCCGAGCCCGCCCGACACTGCGAGTACTCGCCGAGGACCTCACCGACGGATGGGAGTCGGTGTACGAGGCGCGCCTCATCACGGAGGGCCGGTTCGACGAGCTGCATCCACTCGCTGAGCTGCCACATCCGATCGTGCTCAAAGCCGCACAGTCCGTCGGTCAAGACCCGGCCGACGACAACGTCGTCGGCCTGATCCGATCAAGCACGGTCATACGGCTACTCGAGGTCAAATCCTCGCAATGGCGCGGCGGCATCTGGGAAGACCAAGCCACCGGAGTGAACTGGCTCATCGTGGCCGGAATCGCCAAGGGCAACCACCAAGACTTCGACGACTTCTACCAACGCGTCGCCCGCGAAAACACCGGAGGAGACCCGCAGCGGTGGCTGCCCACCGCCGCCGACACACGACTACTCAAACAAGAAACCGCGGCCCGGCTCCAAACACAATGGGAACTCGACGTTCAACACCACGTCCTCACCGGCCTGCGTCAGATACACAACGGCGGGTCAACAACATTCACCGTGGACTACCCCGTGCCCGGACAAGGACATCTCGCTGAAATCCGCCTCAGCATGGAACCGATTCGCGACCACGAAACCGACTATCTAGCAGACGAATTTGATGTCGAAGTGATCCCCGTAGCCGCACAACGAAGCAGCAACCTGGTGTGGCAGTTGACCATCCGCGTACTCGTGGCGTTGCATCCGCCAGAACAAGCCTGGGACCGCTTCAAAGACACCTACACGACCATCGCCGAACCCGGCACCTGGACCGAACGGATCATCGACCTGCAGGACGCAGTCGCCGACGGAGTACTCATCAAATCCCAACCCGGCAGCCACAAGCACTACAGCCACCTCAAACACCTCGCCGGCAGCACTATTGAAGGCCGGGGCATCCGAGGCCTATGCGGCGTGTTCTTCGTGCCATGCCAAGACCACGAAGCCTTACCCATGTGTCCCGAATGCCAGCAACGCTGGACCGCTGTCGGCACCTACTAA
- a CDS encoding maleylpyruvate isomerase N-terminal domain-containing protein, whose product MTTAERTDLADLLGSLTPVQWEAPSLCERWRVRDVVAHVMSCDGVSLLSMFGRVIRARIIDADQNFSR is encoded by the coding sequence ATGACCACCGCCGAGCGGACAGACCTGGCCGATCTGCTTGGGAGTCTGACGCCCGTGCAGTGGGAGGCGCCGTCATTGTGTGAACGTTGGCGGGTGCGCGACGTGGTCGCTCACGTAATGAGCTGTGACGGAGTCAGTCTGCTCAGCATGTTTGGCCGTGTCATCCGCGCTCGGATCATTGACGCTGATCAGAACTTCAGTCGATGA